From the Argentina anserina chromosome 3, drPotAnse1.1, whole genome shotgun sequence genome, the window GATGAGAAATTTTCCTTCCTGATTGGCACCAAAACTTTGTCAAAAGGAATCCAATTTCTTTGTTGGTATGCTTTcttttaatataatataaaataCCTCTTGCCTTGGTAAATCATTTGGGCTGAATCATTAATCCCACAACGGTCTCAGTGGTTACTTGTTTTGCATATTCCTCTACAATATAGTTTTTTCTATTCACATACACTGAGTCGATGTCTACTTTCGTCCTAATGTTGTACTTACACACAGATGATCCAACAAAGACGGAGCACTTGCTTGCATTTGATGGAGCTAAGGAGAGACTTCACTTTTTTAAAGCAGATCTATTAGAAGAAGGTTCTTTTGACTCTGGTGTTGAGGGCTGTGAATGTGTTTTCCACACTGCATCTCCCTTTTATCATGACGTCACAGACCCAAAGGTTCTCCTTTATATTATGGCTTTTATGTCCTTCAGATTTCCAATAGactttagaataaaactattctatattttctttgtctGATTTAAAGCGCATAAAAATGTCTAATTTATTACAAATTCCTGACCAAATCATTAAGGGGTCAGAACAGGCAGATATGCTCCTTTCTTACAATCCACCTGACGGACTAATAGTTTACATAGCCCATGCCCCATGTCATGGGAACCCCTTTTTGTTCCATGCTGTTTAGAAAAGACTGGAAACATATAATTAGTATAAGTAGCCGTTACTACAACCAAACACGCATGTACGATAAATTCCTCTTGATACAAATGCAAATTAATGCGTCTTTTTTTCATTCCTTTGGAGTACGCAATCAAGATTTTGCTCATGCATCCACTGTCTACTTtacaatttcttttttatacGTTTGGCCAAGTATGCCTCTTGGTATGTTGAAAACTAATTGCACTAGggaaataactaaataatttttttcccaTATTTGTTGTAAGAGAAGGATTGATCTCTTCAAATCCGGGAATTTGGAAAATTTTGCAAGTCAAAATTTCTGGCGAAAATATAAAAGACTATGAAGGAGTGTAAAGACATCTAAAGAGATATATTAAATATCAAGGGGCCAGGTGCTCCCAAGCCTATGTGGCTCTGCCGCTTTGGACACATGCCTTCTCTGATCCACTGCTCATGATGTGAACTAGTCTTTACAAATATCTGGAACTGTGAATGAAGGGTCACAGGAGGTCATGATTTATAGGTGTATTAATAGAATATAAGAGAAACAAGATAGGTCTTTCCATAACAAATAAAACTTTTTCAGCATCATGCTAAGATTTTGTTTTCCTTACTGCATTTTCAATATGGCAGCAGACTGGTGCTTGCCCTCtagtttttggttttgtttttataaaaTTACATCTGAGCTGGAAGTCTTcgttacctttttttttttcaatttattctGTTTGAATTATTTCTTCTACTATCATTAAATAAGCAATGCTTAGAATTCATTTCAACATTTTCAATGACATTATAATAATGTGAAAGATAAAGACTCGTGCTTATTGCAAAATGACATTCCTTAGACATTCTAATATTGGACCCTTGCATCTGTCTAATCTAACCTGCCTTACATGTGATGCAAGAGTTAACctgtaatttattttaaaatgacaTTCTTGTACTCCTtttaataatataatatagaaAACTAACCTCCTTTGTTTCTTGCACTGCTAAATAGTAGGATGGGTTGTTGTGGTTTCTAATTGTTGTATAAAATTTCCTCATTCAGGCAGAACTACTTGATCCTGCAGTAAAGGGAACACTTAATGTCCTTAACTCGTGTGCAAAATCTCCATCTATCAAACGGGTAGTTTTAACATCATCTATAGCTGCAGTTGCATATAATGGAAAGCCTCGAACTCCTGATGTCGTTGTTGATGAGACTTGGTTTACTGATCCAGATGTCTGCAAGGAATCAAAGGTATGCATCTTCTATCATAATTGATGCTCCTGTGAATAGAAAAAATGTGTTGTACTTTGAGTCAATTTTTAATGATAATGTAGAGGAAACTGAGTATCAGTTGTTGGAATTGGTTTTCATACCCTTAGATGCgaccaattcaaaatatataattttctttgtaTAAAGGAAGAATGGTCTGTtcatttgttatatatatatatatatatatatatatatataattggggCTCAGGAAAGTGTGAAATGGAGAATAGGATATGAATTTTTCACATTTCTGGCACATTTATCTAGAAAAGCTTTAGGTTCTGTTGAAGTATTCATTATCTAACACATATGATCCTGTTAAATATTAGCATCACACCAGTAGGGGAATAGGATAAAACTAGTGAACTACTAGCTGCACACCATTAGGGTTTTGACACACCACAGCTTGAGGCCTTGGGCATTACACCTACTGTTAGTGGTGTGATACTACTAGTGTGTGTTtctatgcatgcatgtattaATTACCTGTTTCTCTGTATTAGGTGTTAGCTGACCTTGTTAAATATACATATGTAATATGTGTGTTGTTATGTATGCATGTGTGGCAAAGGTGGCGTATTTTTTTCATCTTAATAGGGAGGGGGTTAGCCATTAAGCCGTACAGAGACAAGCTGGAGTTACCATAATTTTCCGATGGGAGAAACTTCCAGTTACATGTTCATACATTCAAAATGGCATTTGTGTTGACCATGAAAGTATTATGTAATGCTGATGCTGAAACATGTCTTTTCATCTATTATTTTCTGTTATGTTTTCTGCCGCTATCAGAAACCTTATAATTTACTGCACTAGTTGCATTTCCTGTATTTGATTACTTTTTTGCTGATTAATGACAACTGCTGAAGATTACTAGTGTTTCCAACCAGATTGTAATGTAGTGATTAAACATTTAGATACGCTGTTTTATCCTAGAAGACATCTATTGTTTTGAAGTTGATTATGTTGGGCACCAAACAGTCTTATATTATGCGTTTGACTGCCTGGTCATAGTTTAGTTGCATTGGCTTCTGGGTTCACTAATACAAGGAATGtttatttgtaaaaatttaccaaggtaataagtaataactaattttgttgatttttaaTCCCTGCTTCCTCCAGCTATGGTATGTGCTCTCAAAGACGTTGGCGGAGGATGCTGCCTGGAAATTTGTTAAGGAGAAGGGAATTGATATGGTTACAATTAATCCTGCAATGGTGATTGGTCCTCTGTTACAGCCAACGCTAAATACAAGTGCTGCTGCAATTTTGAATGTTATCAAGGGTACTATTTCATGATAATTATATATGGCTTTGTTTATCATTTTGGTTGTGCTCACTGTGGGGGTAAAAGGCACTTCAAACACACATGCACAAAAAGCACTTATGGCCTAGCAACCAGAATATCAGGCCCTCAGAGAGATAGGAGGTTGTAGTCATGTAAAATTTGACACAACTGAGCGAAGTTCAATTCCCAGGCTAGCTTTCCCTTCCTTGATTCTTTTCTCTTAAATTTGATCAATGTAGTGCGCCTGCAAGTCAGTCCCTAGCTAACTAACTTCTGTACCATCCAACAGTGGATTTGCTGTGGAAGGAATGTTGGCCTCTCCCATTTTGTAAACCATATGGGAAAAGCATTTAAAAACGTGTGAATGAAAAAGAATTTTAATCTAATTGATGCTTCTTCATGTTGGGTGAACATGCTGCTCTGGTTGTGGGCTTTTGTCCCCATTTTGTGTACTATTCATTTTCAGGAAATATATTCAAGTTATGTTAGTTCAGAAACTCGTAGGATATAGTTTATTGCTTATTATTCAGTCTCTTGAAGAGGTTTCAATTGATTATATTATCAAATGGTTTTAATTGAACTATCAAACTGTTTCTTCACattttttgtttgatgcagGAGCTCGAACATATCCAAATGCAAGTTTTGGATGGATTAATGTCAAAGATGTTGCCAATGCGCATGTTCAAGCATTTGAGATTCCGTCAGCTAGTGGAAGATACTGTTTAGTCGAGAGAGTTACACACTTTTCAGAAGTTGTGCAAATTTTACATGAGCTGTACCCTGATTTGCAACTTCCAGAAAagtaagtttttattttccaaccAATTTAGCAATTGTTGTTTCAATTCCATGTCAACATGGTCCCATGATTAAGATATAATAACATATGTTCCTTTTTTTCAACTGAATTTGCTTATTTAAGAAATCGGTATATCTTGTTTTAAACAGATCTTTGTTTATAATatatgttcttttctttgactACCTTTACATGGctcttttaatttattttttatgctGAAATTATTGTTTAGCAGTATAATTTACTTTCTCATTTCATTTGTCTCGAACTTGAGGAAACAGGCCAGAGCTTGAAAGAAGCAGTAGCTATTGTTTTTTGTACTATTGAGTAGAGCTTGATTTGGTATCATTGCGTGTAAATGGTTTCTCTTGCTCAGAAGTGATATTGTCAAGTTGCTGTTGCTTCACTTTGTCTGCATATGCATGTACTTTGTTATGTGCAGGATAGTttatctcattgataatctcTATGATCAGTGAGTACATTTGTCCATGAACCATTTAATGGGTTTAATTATGATACAAGAAATTAATGTGGAATCAGTACGATTCTCTGTTGGTGGACTTATTTGTGTTTCCTTTGGATtagtgaaaaaaatatatatatatatatatagaagggGTGTTGTGCTATCATTTGATTAAGGATCCTATGAATCTATACCTCCTGCCACTGTTGTGTAAATTTGGTTCTTTAAGATTCATCTAAACTGACACACTTGGCATTAGCAGATGTGCGGATGATAAACCTCATGTGCCGACATATCAGGTGTCCAAGGAAAAGGCAAAGAGCTTGGGTATTGAATTTGTTCCATTAGACATTAGCCTGAAGGAAACAGTTGAAAGCTTGAAGGAAAAGAGTTtcattagtttctgatttagGTCTTTGAAATAAAGTCAGTCGCGGTAAAACAAATTCTATTCGTGGAACCAATGTGTTTCAGATGGTGTTTGGTTTTGGTCTCCAAGTTGTTGATTCCTGCTTATGTACTGTTTACGTCCCCTCAATAAAGCTTGAATCACTGATTCTGATTATAAGTTGATGCGTTTGGCTCTTATGTTCATTGTTTGTTATATTTCCTTCCTCTAATTTTCCCGCCTTGACTCTTGAGGCACATCTTTTTAGCTGGTCTAAGCCAAGAGCTGTGTAGGGTTTTCCTCTCTGATCCCGACCTCGACCTCCACAGCtacatgtaacccaaaagaaaacgaaaaaaaataaaattggttCGTTATGCATTCATTATAGGGTTTGCAATGTAATATATATctagatatatatagaatTGGACCTTAAGCCCTATCACCCTTTCAAGAAATGTTTGTTGAAGTAAAACAGCCAGAGGTTTTTCCGAGATATCATCTCAAAGTTATGTCTCGCAGAAAAAATAGGATAGGACAATATCAATACAGTAATACTTATCGTTCTAATTTTGTGTATAAAAcgataatttaatataaaattatataaatatcaaAATTAATATACAGCTTAGTAACCCAAAAGAAATAGGGTATTTGTCTTTTCCCCTCTGAGGCTCTGACCCCTGGCttccatgtaacccaaaagaaaaacaattgaTTCGTTCTGATTATAGGTTTTGCAATGTGATGTTATTATGTATACATAAGAAATAGGACCCTCTTAAAGATATCTATTTCCACCTTGTATACCAATTACCAAATGTTTATCATTCAATGAAGTAAAACAAACTTGCAAATCTGACCAAGAAAATAGAAGGATAAGACAAATAAATATGGTTTTAACTTTTTATATAAAATCGGTAACTTGATGTAAATTAAAATA encodes:
- the LOC126788624 gene encoding phenylacetaldehyde reductase; this encodes MSKVVCVTGASGYIASWLVKLLLQRGYTVKASVRNPNDPTKTEHLLAFDGAKERLHFFKADLLEEGSFDSGVEGCECVFHTASPFYHDVTDPKAELLDPAVKGTLNVLNSCAKSPSIKRVVLTSSIAAVAYNGKPRTPDVVVDETWFTDPDVCKESKLWYVLSKTLAEDAAWKFVKEKGIDMVTINPAMVIGPLLQPTLNTSAAAILNVIKGARTYPNASFGWINVKDVANAHVQAFEIPSASGRYCLVERVTHFSEVVQILHELYPDLQLPEKCADDKPHVPTYQVSKEKAKSLGIEFVPLDISLKETVESLKEKSFISF